One genomic segment of Helianthus annuus cultivar XRQ/B chromosome 14, HanXRQr2.0-SUNRISE, whole genome shotgun sequence includes these proteins:
- the LOC110904465 gene encoding cell division cycle protein 48 homolog produces the protein MSNQPESSDSKGGKKDFSTAILERKKAPNRLVVDEAINDDNSVVSMHPETMEKLQLFRGDTILIKGKKRRDTICIALADDTCEEPKIRMNKVVRSNLRVRLGDVVSVHQCADVKYGKRVHILPIDDTIEGVTGSLFDAYLKPYFLEAYRPVRKGDYFLVRGGMRSVEFKVIETDPAEYCVVAPDTEIFCEGEPVRREDEDRLDEIGYDDVGGVRKQMAQIRELVELPLRHPQLFKSIGVKPPKGILLYGPPGSGKTLIARAVANETGAFFFCINGPEIMSKMAGESESNLRKAFEEAEKNAPSIIFIDELDSIAPKREKTHGEVERRIVSQLLTLMDGLKSRAHVIVMGATNRPNSIDPALRRFGRFDREIDIGVPDEVGRLEVLRIHTKNMKLADDVDLEKVAKDTHGYVGADLAALCTEAALQCIREKMDVIDLEDESIDAEILNSMAVTNEHFQTALGTSNPSALRETVVEVPNVSWEDIGGLENVKRELQETVQYPVEHPEKFEKFGMAPSKGVLFYGPPGCGKTLLAKAIANECQANFISIKGPELLTMWFGESEANVREIFDKARGSAPCVLFFDELDSIATQRGGSQGDAGGAADRVLNQLLTEMDGMSAKKTVFIIGATNRPDIIDPALLRPGRLDQLIYIPLPDEESRYQIFKSALRKSPISKDVDLRALARYTQGFSGADITEICQRACKYAIRENIEKDIEREKRRSENPEAMEEDMDDEVAEIKAAHFEESMKFARRSVSDADIRKYQAFAQTLQQSRGIGSEFRFSETSGRAAASDPFAAPAGTVDDDDLYN, from the exons ATGAGCAATCAACCTGAATCATCCGACTC TAAGGGCGGGAAGAAGGACTTCAGTACCGCGATTCTTGAGCGAAAAAAGGCGCCAAATAGACTCGTTGTTGATGAAGCTATCAACGATGATAACTCTGTTGTTTCCATGCATCCTGAAACCATGGAAAAGCTTCAACTTTTCAGAGGCGATACAATCTTGATTAAG GGCAAGAAAAGGAGAGATACAATTTGTATTGCACTTGCTGATGACACCTGTGAAGAACCAAAGATTAGGATGAATAAGGTTGTCAGGTCAAATTTGAGGGTTAGGCTTGGCGATGTGGTTTCGGTGCATCAGTGTGCTGATGTTAAGTATGGGAAGCGCGTCCACATCCTTCCGATCGATGATACCATCGAAGGAGTTACTGGGAGTCTGTTTGATGCTTACTTGAAAC CGTACTTTTTGGAAGCGTACCGCCCGGTGAGAAAGGGTGACTACTTTTTGGTAAGGGGAGGAATGAGAAGCGTCGAGTTTAAAGTTATCGAGACTGATCCTGCTGAGTACTGTGTGGTTGCACCTGATACCGAGATATTCTGTGAGGGTGAGCCTGTGAGAAGGGAAGATGAGGACCGGTTAGACGAGATCGGTTATGATGACGTTGGTGGTGTGCGGAAACAGATGGCGCAAATCCGTGAGTTAGTGGAACTCCCATTAAGGCATCCGCAGCTTTTCAAGTCTATTGGTgttaaaccaccaaagggtattCTTCTTTACGGGCCTCCTGGGTCTGGAAAGACGTTGATTGCCCGTGCTGTTGCTAATGAAACCGGTGCTTTCTTTTTCTGCATTAACGGGCCAGAGATCATGTCGAAAATGGCTGGAGAGAGTGAGAGCAATTTAAGGAAAGCGTTTGAAGAAGCCGAGAAAAACGCACCATCGATCATCTTTATCGATGAGCTTGATTCAATTGCACCAAAACGGGAAAAAACACACGGTGAAGTTGAACGAAGGATCGTTTCCCAGTTGTTGACTTTAATGGACGGGCTGAAGTCCCGGGCACATGTAATTGTTATGGGTGCAACCAACCGCCCTAACAGTATCGATCCTGCATTGAGACGGTTTGGTAGATTCGATCGTGAAATTGACATTGGTGTGCCCGATGAAGTTGGCCGTCTTGAGGTTCTTAGAATTCATACTAAGAACATGAAGCTAGCCGATGATGTGGACTTGGAGAAGGTTGCAAAGGATACACATGGGTATGTAGGTGCTGACCTGGCAGCTCTATGCACTGAGGCTGCACTGCAGTGCATCAGAGAGAAAATGGACGTGATCGATTTGGAAGACGAGTCCATCGATGCGGAGATTCTAAACTCCATGGCAGTTACGAATGAGCATTTTCAGACCGCCCTCGGGACCAGCAATCCTTCCGCTCTTCGTGAGACCGTTGTCGAAGTTCCGAACGTTAGCTGGGAAGACATCGGTGGACTGGAGAATGTTAAACGAGAGCTACAAGAG ACTGTTCAATATCCTGTTGAACATCCCGAGAAATTTGAGAAGTTCGGTATGGCTCCGTCTAAAGGAGTCCTGTTCTACGGTCCACCCGGTTGCGGTAAAACTCTTCTAGCCAAAGCTATTGCAAACGAATGTCAGGCTAACTTCATCAGCATCAAGGGTCCCGAGCTGCTTACAATGTGGTTCGGTGAGAGTGAGGCCAACGTTCGTGAAATTTTCGACAAGGCTCGCGGCTCTGCTCCTTGTGTCCTCTTTTTCGATGAACTTGATTCCATCGCAACCCAG AGAGGGGGTAGTCAAGGAGATGCTGGCGGTGCAGCCGACAGAGTTCTGAACCAACTTCTGACTGAAATGGATGGAATGTCTGCCAAGAAAACGGTTTTCATCATCGGGGCAACCAACAGGCCCGATATCATCGATCCAGCTCTGTTAAGGCCCGGCCGTCTTGATCAACTGATCTACATTCCTTTACCGGATGAGGAGTCACGTTATCAGATCTTTAAATCCGCGTTAAGGAAGTCACCGATTTCTAAAGATGTTGATCTCCGAGCTCTTGCCAGGTACACACAAGGTTTCAGTGGTGCTGACATCACCGAAATCTGCCAGCGCGCATGCAAATATGCCATTCGTGAGAACATCGAGAAA GATATTGAGAGGGAAAAGAGAAGAAGCGAGAACCCTGAAGCTATGGAGGAAGACATGGACGATGAGGTGGCGGAGATTAAAGCTGCTCATTTTGAAGAATCAATGAAGTTTGCGAGAAGAAGTGTCAGTGATGCGGACATAAGGAAATACCAGGCGTTTGCTCAAACACTGCAGCAGTCGAGAGGGATTGGTTCTGAGTTCAGATTCTCGGAGACTAGTGGGCGTGCTGCCGCTAGTGACCCGTTTGCCGCCCCGGCTGGTACGGTTGATGATGATGACCTTTATAATTAG